In Ailuropoda melanoleuca isolate Jingjing chromosome 11, ASM200744v2, whole genome shotgun sequence, a genomic segment contains:
- the LOC100466241 gene encoding growth-regulated protein homolog gamma-like isoform X1, whose product MARAATPAAPRALRLLGAALLLLLLVPAGRRAAGAPVVAELRCQCLQTLQGIHLKNIQNVKVTPSGPHCAQTEVIATLKDGQEVCLNPEAPMVKRIINKMLNKVTLKDGTLVCLDPEAEWVMIIIKKIINSASN is encoded by the exons ATGGCCCGCGCCGCCACCCCCGCCGCACCCCGCGCCCTCCGGCTCCTCGGCGCCGCgctgctgctcctgctcctgGTCCCCGCCGGCCGCCGCGCCGCAG GGGCGCCCGTGGTCGCCGAACTGCGCTGCCAGTGCTTGCAGACCTTGCAGGGAATTCACCTCAAGAACATCCAGAATGTCAAGGTGACGCCGTCGGGACCCCACTGCGCCCAAACCGAAGTCAT aGCCACTCTCAAGGATGGACAGGAGGTGTGTCTCAACCCCGAAGCCCCCATGGTCAAGAGAATCATCAATAAGATGCTGAACAA agtcacACTGAAAGATGGGACATTAGTTTGTTTGGATCCTGAGGCTGAATGGGTGATGattattatcaaaaagattaTCAACAG
- the LOC100466241 gene encoding growth-regulated protein homolog gamma-like isoform X2 translates to MARAATPAAPRALRLLGAALLLLLLVPAGRRAAGAPVVAELRCQCLQTLQGIHLKNIQNVKVTPSGPHCAQTEVIATLKDGQEVCLNPEAPMVKRIINKMLNNSN, encoded by the exons ATGGCCCGCGCCGCCACCCCCGCCGCACCCCGCGCCCTCCGGCTCCTCGGCGCCGCgctgctgctcctgctcctgGTCCCCGCCGGCCGCCGCGCCGCAG GGGCGCCCGTGGTCGCCGAACTGCGCTGCCAGTGCTTGCAGACCTTGCAGGGAATTCACCTCAAGAACATCCAGAATGTCAAGGTGACGCCGTCGGGACCCCACTGCGCCCAAACCGAAGTCAT aGCCACTCTCAAGGATGGACAGGAGGTGTGTCTCAACCCCGAAGCCCCCATGGTCAAGAGAATCATCAATAAGATGCTGAACAA CTCCAACTGA
- the LOC100484936 gene encoding platelet factor 4-like, protein MGLGSWEPLACEVPAPTALALWASAGKLLDMNVGEGSGAPSPWLGPRLLLLGLLLLPAALSLPTADLEGGEEDLRCVCMKTTPLLRPKDVSSLEVIGVSGHCPTPQMIASLNNGRKICLDPNARLYKKIIRKLLKS, encoded by the exons ATgggcctggggagctgggagcCACTGGCCTGCGAAGTCCCAGCCCCGACTGCCCTTGCACTCTGGGCTTCAGCTGGAAAGCTGCTGGACATGAATGTGGGAGAGGGTTCcggtgcccccagcccctggctgggCCCCCGCCTGCtgctcctggggctgctgctcCTGCCGGCTGCGCTCTCGCTCCCCACAG CGGacctggaaggaggagaggaggaccTGCGCTGCGTGTGTATGAAGACCACCCCCCTACTCCGTCCCAAGGACGTCAGCAGCCTGGAAGTGATCGGTGTCTCGGgccactgccccaccccccagatgAT AGCTTCGCTGAATAATGGGAGGAAAATATGCCTGGACCCGAATGCTCGCCtgtataagaaaataatcaggaagCTTTTGAAGAGCTAG